The Pirellulales bacterium DNA window GCGGATATGGGGCCGAGGCCGGCTCGCGCAACGACGAAGCCCTCGAGCTCGAGCAAAAGCTGCCCGACGTGCCGCACGTGCAGAATCCGGACCGCGTGGCGGCCGCGCGGATGGCCATCGAAGAATTCGATTGCCAGTTGATCCTGCTCGACGATGCGTTCCAGCATCGGCGAATTCACCGCGATGTGAATATCGTGGTGATCGATGGGCTGGAGCCGTTTGGGTTCGGGCATGTCTTTCCCCGGGGCACGCTGCGCGAGCCGCTCAGCGGCCTGTGCCGGGCCGACGTGGTTGTGCTTTCCCGCGCCGATCTGATTGAATCGCCGGAGCGCGAGACAATTCGCCGTGCCGTGGTGCAGCAGGCTCCGCAAGCGATTTGGCTGGAAGCGTCGCATCGGCCTGAAAAATTGCTTTCGGCTTCCGGCCGCACGCAGCCGCTTTCGGCGCTATCCGGCCGGCCTGTGGCGGCTTTCTGCGGCGTCGGAAATCCGGTCGGATTCCGGCACACGCTCTCCGGCATCGGCTGCCGGTTGGCAGCGATGCGTGAATTTCCGGACCATTTTTCCTACCGGCGTGACGACATCGATTCGCTCTCGCGGTGGGGCGCCGAATTGCCCGTCGAAGCGATCGTCTGCACACACAAGGATCTGGTCAAAATCGGGCTCGATCAACTCGGCCCGCGACCACTGTGGGCGGTTGTCATCGGCCTGGCGATTTCCGCGGGCCGCGGCGAGTTGGAATCGCGGCTCGTCGCACTCCTGCCGCCGAAATAGAAATTAGATTGGGCCGGCAGCGGCGCCGGCCTGCATGTGCGATTCGACATCGTCGAGTTCCACTGGCGCGGCGGCGGTGAGATTTTCCACGCCTGATTCGGTCACGACGACCGTGTCTTCCACTCGGATATAAAGCTGCTCTTCGTGGACCCACATCTGCGGATCGAGCGCAAACACAATGCCCGGCGCCAGCGGCTCCTCCCGATAATTGCCCGCGTCGTGTACGGCCATGCCCACTCCGTGCGACAGATGGCCGGTGAATTGGAGCGTGTTGCGGGCGGCTTGCTCGTAGCTCGGCTTCGACCAGCGGGTGTTTTCGACGACTGCGGTCATTTGCTTTGCCGCCTCGCGATGTATTTGATCCGCCAGCGCGCCAGGCCGTATCAATCGCAGCAGTGTTTTATGGTATTCGACGATGAACCCGTACAGTTCCCGCTGCAGCGGAGAATAGCGTCCGCTGACGGGCCACATCCGGCCGATATCGCTCGTGTAGTATCCCAAGTCCGGCGCATAATCCATCAGCACCAAGTCGCCGTCTTTCAGGCGGCAATTGTTGCGGAAATAGTGTGCGTTCCAGATGTTCTCGCCGCCGGCAACGATCGCCCGATAGCCGGGCCCCTGGGCGCCCTCGACGGCGAACCGATAGTCTGCGAGCGCCGCGAGTCGATATTCATACATTCCCGGCACGGTCGCACGCATCGCTTCGGCGATTGCGGCCGCCGTCAGGCTTCCGCTACGCCGCATGAGTTCCACTTCGCGCGGGCTTTTGACGGTGCGCAACCGATCGAGCACCGATGAGAGATCGCAAATTTGCGCCCCGGGCCACCTGGCGCGGAATTGGGCGATCAAGGCGAGCTCCGGCGGTGGATCGCCGCCCACGATCGGATCAGCCGCTTGCAAGGCGCGCGCGTGCCGGAGTTCGTCGCGGCACATTTGCCGGCCTTCCGCGGGGCTGTGGCACGCGAAAATCCGCCGCGGCTGGCCGATATCAGCGATCAAGCCATCGAGCGGCCGAACCGCCTCGACACCGGTCAGAGCCCGCAGGTCTTCGGCGTCGTCGCAACTCCATTGGCGGCCCTCGATGCGTTCCATCTGCGGATCGCGCCGTGGAAGATAGAGCCCACTAGTGCCGGTCGCTCCGTCGATCGACAAATAGGCATGCGGCACTTCGACCCCGCACAGATAATAAAACTC harbors:
- the lpxK gene encoding tetraacyldisaccharide 4'-kinase, coding for MESSTANHRAERRSQRGSQFRALVSGEQRGIQATLLRGLMRAAEVPYSLAVQWRNRQYDRGRKPVERVGVPVISVGNLTLGGTGKTPLVEWLARWFRERNVRVTIISRGYGAEAGSRNDEALELEQKLPDVPHVQNPDRVAAARMAIEEFDCQLILLDDAFQHRRIHRDVNIVVIDGLEPFGFGHVFPRGTLREPLSGLCRADVVVLSRADLIESPERETIRRAVVQQAPQAIWLEASHRPEKLLSASGRTQPLSALSGRPVAAFCGVGNPVGFRHTLSGIGCRLAAMREFPDHFSYRRDDIDSLSRWGAELPVEAIVCTHKDLVKIGLDQLGPRPLWAVVIGLAISAGRGELESRLVALLPPK
- a CDS encoding aminopeptidase P N-terminal domain-containing protein, which gives rise to MLEFQKDFSAGEFASRRKRIVEAIGEGVAIVQGAPANGAFDRFRQTNEFYYLCGVEVPHAYLSIDGATGTSGLYLPRRDPQMERIEGRQWSCDDAEDLRALTGVEAVRPLDGLIADIGQPRRIFACHSPAEGRQMCRDELRHARALQAADPIVGGDPPPELALIAQFRARWPGAQICDLSSVLDRLRTVKSPREVELMRRSGSLTAAAIAEAMRATVPGMYEYRLAALADYRFAVEGAQGPGYRAIVAGGENIWNAHYFRNNCRLKDGDLVLMDYAPDLGYYTSDIGRMWPVSGRYSPLQRELYGFIVEYHKTLLRLIRPGALADQIHREAAKQMTAVVENTRWSKPSYEQAARNTLQFTGHLSHGVGMAVHDAGNYREEPLAPGIVFALDPQMWVHEEQLYIRVEDTVVVTESGVENLTAAAPVELDDVESHMQAGAAAGPI